One Streptomyces sp. RPA4-2 genomic window carries:
- a CDS encoding NAD-dependent epimerase/dehydratase family protein has protein sequence MRVVVAGATGLIGSRTVTGLRDHGVEVVPVVGGAQRPVEASSGADGDPFAAAELRLRDATAEVLTARGRPRPVITDTRAPFFGAVLGERALLPRPDAHL, from the coding sequence ATGAGAGTCGTCGTCGCAGGTGCCACCGGTCTGATCGGTTCCAGGACCGTCACCGGGCTCCGGGACCACGGCGTGGAGGTGGTGCCGGTCGTCGGCGGCGCGCAGCGCCCGGTCGAGGCCTCGTCCGGTGCTGACGGTGACCCCTTCGCCGCCGCAGAGCTCCGGCTCCGGGACGCCACCGCCGAGGTGCTGACCGCCCGGGGCCGGCCCCGCCCGGTGATCACCGACACGCGTGCCCCGTTCTTCGGCGCGGTGCTCGGGGAGCGAGCCCTCCTTCCCAGGCCGGACGCCCATCTGTGA